The genomic stretch GTGTTACATGGAGATAATGTTACATCAATAAATTACTTCTTTTCCGCAATTGCAATAATATTACAGACCAAAACATAAAGAATACTATTTAGTGACAACTAGGACTAATGACTACACAAACATAACTACGGGTAAGGGTTAGACATCCAGCAAATGTCTTAAACTAAACCATTCCGGGATGAGTGGAATAAGCTGCTGTAACAGTAAGTGTCACCCTGCTGAATGTAGGTTAACTGGCTCGACAAACGGAGATCTACGCCGTCTCTTGGATGGAGGAGAGAATTTCATAGCACTGACCTTTCCAAGGTTTACAGAAAACTTACAATTGGTAGGTGATGCTAACTCTGTTAATCCATGTTTCCTAGAAGATGAACTGATAGGAGACTTTTCTCTcctgatttttttctttttctcatctTTTGTCAACGGATTTTTTGTTGGAGACTTTGCTCGTTTTTTGGCCATACCAAACTGTTTCGCAACCTCCTTTTTCTTGTCATGCTTTAGGAGCTTAACATGAAAAGGATTAACACCTGTGTAGCAAAGAGATTCCCCGGGAACATCATGTCTTTGTAGTTCGACTTCTCCATTGTTCACCTGAAAATTTGCGTAACTCGCATTAAAAATTCATTGATCATTCAATTAATATGACACTTAAATTCATCAACATCATAATATAATATGAAGTAAAGATTGCTTATAAGGGACttaccaattgaaggagtgaagaGAAACTTCGAGAGATGTCATACTTTTCTTGTCCCTTAACCAAATCAGAAAAGGGCAAGACACTGCCACTGCTTTCTTCAAGGGATAGTTTTTCAAGAAGTCTTTCACCGTAGTCTCGGAATTCAAACGGTGGGTGTGAATCCTATCGCATAAAATCAATTTGTTCAATTTAAAgatctaaaaaaaatattaagaaagTTTATACCACGTCTAAAAGATGAATTCACCTGTTCTTCTAAGTTTTGCTCAATTCTTTGCTTCCATGTTGAAACTCTCGCAGCCATTTCTGTTTGTTTCTCAGATTCAGCTATGTTAGCTAGGAGAGCATTCTATATGAGGAACAGTGGTTACCAATCATATAACAATAAAAAAGGACTTGAGCAATTTAGCATTTGTCTCAGTTTCGAAACAAACTTTATAACTTTACAGGATTTCTTTTTCTCGGTGAAAATTTTTAGAATGATAAAATGTGAACACAGAACGATGATAACAGAAGCCAATATAGCATATTTCTACAATTTATAAGCAACCACTTACTTATACCCAAAAATAAGAAGGATGGGGCTTTTTACCAGATGAGAGCGGCAGAGATCTTCCAAACTTGTCTGAGAATCTGGAAATTCGGTATCTACAGCTTCACCAGCATTAGCATGAGCATCATCACCTCCATGCTGTTAATTCAAATATATAAATCGATAAATATATTCGAAGATGCCAAGAAGCAATTTTAAATGTATAAACTACCAAGTTATCCCAACCTCTTTATTGAAAGGGTGTTGGTCTTCATCCATGAAGTCGTTGCCAGGCATATCAAAATCAGGATATCCATTATCAAATTCATTATCATCATTGTCATCTTCAGTGTTAAGAAATGGTACACCGGTTTCATTTCCCTCCTTGGTAAGAGATTCTCTCAGCTGCAATTAACATAACACATTATTAACACTGAAGAGTTATATACTAATATTGGTGAACAGAGCATCCATCAAAAAGTACCGTCTCATATAATGGAAGAGTAGATTGAGAATCCTTTTGCCGTTGTTGGGCACATTGTCGCATCTCCCACATTTCCGTGAGCTCTGGACTGATAGGACCATGCAATTTGGCCGGTGGAAATAAGGTGCTCATAGATACTCGATGTCTCACATTGATTCTAGTTTTTCTTGTAGTTTTCACTGCAGGTACATCAAAAAGAAGGAACATAGGTAAGTTATACAATGACATGAAGGCAGATTGATGATAAAAAGGGAGTAAGAGTAACCTTTGCGAAAGGGCTTTACTCGCAAGTTTCCTGTTTCATGAGGATTCAATGGCTGCCAtggatcttcatcatcttcatcagaaTTGTCTGCATCCCTTGGTGCATCAAATCCATCATCCATATTAGGTCCAAAGTTAGTGTTATCAAAACCAGCAGAGGCCGGAGGACTGAGCCGAGCTTCTTTGTCttcaaaactaatatttttaggaGAGAATACGGTATTAGTACGCTGACTCTTCGCAGCTGATTTATGAGCACTTCCACCAGAACGTCTAGGAGAGAGAAAGCCTTTACGAGTTGAGGTTGCTCTGTTAGTACCATTATATGCCGTACCAGCTTTTCCCGTCTTCATATACTCATTAACTGCAACAGCATCAGATGTGTCCAATAAAATAAAATCCTGGTACAAGTCTGTGGTGGACAGCTGCAATAATTCATCATACCATTAGTAATCAAAATTAAACAAACACCATTATATTAACAGCTCCAAGTAATTAAGATACCAGATAAGACTCCAATTCCCCTCCATCACCACCAGTATCTAAGCAGTCACCTTCAAGAACAACTAGATTTGCAGGGGGTTTTACGAAGAGATCCAAGTTCACTTCTTTGCCTGTTGAACTATCCAGGGAATTCTTTTCTTCAACTGCAATACAGAAAAAGTTTAGGTAATCTGGCAATTGcaactatatatatatagtgaAGCAAAGCATTAACTATGTAAAGGATATTTTAAAGCACTTGGTGAAAGATTGATAGGAGGAAGAGTAGACAGAATGTATGAGACAGCCAAATAAGCCCAAACAACCAATTTATGATAAACAACTTTGATGGAAATTGTTGTATCAATAATTCAAAACCAAATAAGTCTAAATAACAATGCTAGTAATAGATTATAAATTTCCTAAATAAAACTAATCACGATGATAAAAAAAACCTTGTGTCATGGTTCTGGTTTGATGATTTAGTCAAATAAATTTCATTGGATAGGTACCTGGGATGTCATCCAAGCCCCAGAATTGATCATTTTCTTCGTCAGCAACAGTAGTGGAGGGACCAGCTTCATTATCAGGTTGGATGGATTCTCCTTCTACCTGATCTGGCTGTCTGCCCAAGAAACATTAACCAAAATTAATGGTTCTGTCTGTAAGGTTTGCATAAACTCAAATACATTGTCATCTAGAACAGATTATTACATCTTAGGTTATGTATTATGGTTTGAATTTGTAGTTATATCTACCAAGTGTCTGCAAAAAACACTTGCAAAAACTTTAACTGTTAGGTGAAGACAACCAACCCACCTATACAATggagatgaaaacattgaactCTTGACAACTTGATCCTACAGGCCCTAATACTCTAATACCATGTCAAAGATGAAGTTCCAAAATCTTAAACTGATAAGTAAAGAAACATTATTAGTTTAAAATCTCTAACACATTAACAGGTTCTATCAAAGGGATTATTTACAATTACAGTCTCCCTTCTAAGGTAAATCTTTTAAGGCAAACCAGCAACATTGCTAGAGAGCAAGCGAAATTGAAAACAAGCAGTAGAGTAAGCAGCACAAAATATCAATATACTGCACTACTACCTCTGTTATTAAACTTGGCCGCTCCGGCCGTTATTTTGGCACGGAACAGCAAAATCAAGAAACCCACGTCAGGCCGTTCCGTTCCGTCACATTTGGGTGACTCGGCTGGAATGAGCGCAATAATGGGATTGGATTCAAAACAACGCCGATTCAAAGCGGCCGCTCTGCCCGCGTCAGTTGTAAATGATATTACCCTTAAATTTATAAAGGttattttaatgaattttaatGGCCTTTGCAAATATGTTTTGCTCAAGACTCCAGACTTTTATTTCTAAATAtgaatactccataaattttgatgaatttattttagtttttgacAATTATGTGTTTACTAATATCAACTATATTAGTATCCGCGTCACTTAAATATCGGCCGTTATGctttccattccattccatttcTAGAGATGGCCGCGTTGAGCCGCTATCCGAGATTGATAACATAGACTACTACAGTGTGAGTGTATTCTAAAAACTGAACTATAACGAGTCTACACTTGACACTCTTACATTATGATAATAATGACGATTCTAACAAAAAATAATCTTGCATTTAGACAACATGTGCCAAGAAATGTACCAGCTAACAAAAGAGTAATCTTTGGCATATACAGTCATTGCCTCCTTAAAACAAGCTTCAGTACAGGTGAATCTTCATATGTAACATCTACATCCCAGACCATTGCCTATTAGTTTAAAGACCATACTAGATAGTGTACATGAAATTGCAACTATGTTTACTATATATTTTATATCAGCCGTTATTGTTTGCATCGGGGGTTGTATGTCAATTCTCTCATTCTTAATCAATGTTATGATTCAGAAATAAGAGGGAAAGACATAGGAATTTAACAATTTTCCAAATGAAAAACTTAATAACATCAGCAAGGTTTTGAAAATTTGCTTTTATCATTTGATTCCAACAATATCTTCAGAAAGATCTCAACAAAATTGCTGGTGAGTTGGTGAACTTACAATGGCAATCCATGCAACTACGAAAAGTTCTAAACACCGTAACACTTGAAGGCTTATATTTTCATGCCTCATATGCctcattgatttaattaatacaaaaagaaaaatacTTATCTATAGAGCCTAAAGGCCCCGTTCAGCCGGTTCTTCACCTAACTAATCCTAAATGGCATCTTTTAAATCAATTAGAAACATATCGTTGgaatactcttttttttttggcaATTTTGTAGATACCGGATGAAAAATGCCTAAGGCACTGTCGgtgagtattttttttaaataaatatgtttCCTCATATTACCAGCGAGGTATTAATTGAATTTCAACCCACATAGTGAGTAGGGGCAAGGTTGCAGGTATTTTGTATTTTGATCTGATTCAGATCGAATCTAATACACCAACCAACATGAAAACTGCAATCACGTAGAAAAAGGAaatatgtaacaactctgaacacCCTTCAAGAACACTATATGACTTAATTATATTTCTTTGCCACCATCAATAACAAATTTTTAGCTTGTACACAACCCCCTctccatattttttttaaagctcGGTATCCGATCTTGCGACCGAGTAATCCAAGGGAACCAATCCCATCGTCCACTTGCGGGGCCCATTTAAATTCACAACAAAGCTCGGTATGGACTAGCCCAACACATGAATTGTTAGCATCTAGCGGGATTCGAATCTGAGAGTTTGAAACGAGCACCCTCTCAGGACCCAAGCCTTCACTAATAGACCAACCCCTGGGGTTTCACTCTCCATATTATTAAAACAGATTGGAAAACAAATGCTGAAACATTAACTCAAAAACCAAACCTTTTCTGAGAAAGGAACTCCAAAGCACGCAATACCAAGTTGTAGAGATATTCAACTTTTCGACTATACACCTGTATTGAACCCTGAAGCAGTAGAGCAGCTACAATTACCCAGAAACAGCTTATTCAGTCTAACACACTACTTTTACACAAATCAAACAATTGCAAGTAAATAAAATTGGGAACTTTTAAAAGAAGAACCAAACCTTCAGCAAAATTGACATGAATGTTTCCTTCTTCTTCGCCAGTGATTTCACCAGagcatatttttatcaaatactCCTCAAGTTTCTTGGCTAAGTCGACTTCCCAATTGGATTGCAAGTCACGCTCCGCATGAACCGCGTGGAATGCTCCTCCACTCGGTTCCGATGTGTCTTTAGTCATCTTCAATAGACAAAATTACAACGCAAATCATAGTAATTTCATCAAATTCGAGTCCCTGAGAAAAGGGGGAAAATCTAGGGTTTCAACGTTCTGGCGAAGGGTTAAAGATATCTGTAAAtaaaaaaactagggttttgaaattCGACGAGAAACGCAAAATGGGGTGGTTACAAGTTAGGAGCTTGTGTCAGTGAAGCgcagagagaagagagaaggaGTAGCTATGGCAAACagcgagagagagaaagagaggagagagaggaTTGAGAGGAGAGAGAAAATGAAGAGAGTATTCGAAAAGTTTTGGATATGTTTTTCCCGCTCCTCAAACAAAAGTGAGTTTGGGCTAAACCCTAGGCCTTGATCCCACTTATGTTCTGTTCTTCAATCttgtttttcatgtttttttaagtttttgcttttaaaaataaaatttattagagGAATgggttagaattagatttttaatttaattcaatcatttaaaaatatgtttaataatttgaaaaatatatttaataatttttattttgttttaatcgtGTCACTTACTAAATCTTATTAACTAACTTTGTGGAttattggtaaaaaaaaaagttattgttGACTGGTATTTCGGCTACCTACGACTactatttgattttttaaaggttttttctttacccacctctctatggggGTCATCCCAGCGAAAACCTCACTTTACCCCtacttcggaaatacattttcgaagcatgatttttttctaaattttctcagacttcagaagtgcacttccgaaaacaccaaatggagggtgttttcagatatgcacttccgaaaacacctttttttcatatttcaatgtaattcggaagtgcatttccgaattatgcagaagtaTTTATTTTTTGTATGGTTTTTCTAATAGTCTCGTACGAATGATATACAAAACGTATAATGTATACAAAACGGAAAAACCGaacaaaacaaatgacatatcaacgtaaaatacgaatataataaataaaattcaaataatatatacagaccgagtcataatgtgcgaaatatataatccgaatacaaaaaaaataaatccGGACCCCTACttggtatgcctaaccctctctccatGTGACCTCATCTGCCGcttgtatgccgccgcacggcccgcatcagtgacgatcctctccatcacggcgactgcctctggaccgccatgatcaacgatacctcgatccaacgcgttcCGCCCAAGCATctatatccgctggcagatcggtaggagatcaatggcgtggtcatcctcgacctgctggttctccaggatctcctcgtgtgctggcctaggagcgtcgggTCTCATCAGAGGATGTAACAcaatagaaccatgtgacatagccctccacactgtgccagtcctgggtgacccgaatgcgacgatactccttcgggaccacatgatgctcccaatcctcaaacatgccagtgagctgcactcgggtcagtgtgtcgggagcagcctcaataGGTGacttgggtatcatctgcacatatCCAAAATGCCGTATGCACCGCTCAGAGAGATACcacaccatggtgttggtcccgcatgccaaccagccagaatataacgatatgccgtcaaaggggacaacatcagtgtagtcgctgaatggcctccaacagacgtcatcgtgcatcgtgcggtcgaggtacccacggtatggtcccgctgcattgttccccctctggaaaACGTATCAGACGGCCCTGGGCATGGTGTCCTGGTACTCTGGATCAACGTGGaagtcgtggatgcgggggaagtagaaGATGATCCAGCTATGAAACACAAACATGATAATCAGCTAAAAATAAATacaaaccataaataaatgtgaaacaattaaaacgaaacgtaccgtaagtagtgtgcaggatccggtcaactgcctggtcctctagttggaggcgtcattcagcttctggtataggtatgccagaacagctgacccccagtttcactggtgaatggtagtcaagtccatgaaatagcggaggtaggtcacgtcgacgtaccttgcactcttgtccacaaagagggtggcacctaccacaaacatgtaccagcaccgaagaGCGCAGGCACGATGATACTCCACAAATAGGCTGTTATCCGcctcctcggattcggccgccgccaccaggtggtgctcgaaatacgcgcttagtgtggtgaaccggatatgaggcccatttgttaTCATGCACTCAAAGTCatcaacttcgggctccatacccaaaaagagcgccatccactcactggcttcgatcaTCTGGATTcgggagtggtccaacagcgtcCCCCtgatcggcaagtggagaagacactgcacatcatgcaaggtgatcgtcatctccccaaccgataagtggaaagaagacgtctccctgtgccacctctccacaaaggcACCCTGCATGTCGTGGagctctcaccgcgtcgttaaaccactcaacattcggtttaaacagactgaaaactttccgggagtggttcaccattttcaaagtcTCTttctcctgttacaacaaaaacaaataaaaaagtatgttaattagaccgttataaaaatattgaataaacagctaaattataaacagttaaattataaacggttaaataatatagtcgaaaaaattataaaaaatacctctccctcacagatacgccgagcgacatgctcgtggtaggtaatcagcaaggtagtgtcactgggccctcccgggtagccctcctcctgctcctcctcctctccGTGTGGAGgatcaacatccggtacctcctcaacctcgtggtatgtcactgcctcctcctccacctcctcctcctcctctcgctggcgggaagaagatacccgagccagtcgactcctagatccagatgcAGAGGTACCCCTCGTCCATCTGAACGGGAACTCGCCCCCGTTCCCGGCCTTGTCCCCGTCCCTGCATCGACGGCAgttgcgccgcccgctcgcgtatAGCCGATGCAGTCcaggtctctctaccctgtctgatgcgtgctgggttgcctgccatgttcctgaaaacaattgaattcAATAAGAATGCGAAccaattgaaaaaacaaaaaaaaaatctggccacttcagaagttcatttccgaaattgggaatggaggtgttttcggaaatgaacttccgaaacacccctgcgaagctcacttctgcaacttccatggctgaccccaaaatccaacattaaaacaacttataatgcttctaaacaacctaaatactactaacaacctacccctatatcatttttgcaatttctaacaaccctaatgtaacacccttctaaaccccgcggcagttttaaaaattaatcagagtaaaaacatatgcacaagggtgccacaattatttaaaataaataaatcaactaaggtcaaagtcatgcttcattaggaaacggttcaccaaaacatagtcatgtttatcacagcggaatactaaacatcCTCAAATACAACCAAAAGGAATCATATCTCAACATCAAATAAAatggataatttcataaaaacttctataactatcgttccccagtgttacagatcagagcatgaccgacacgacccaacataaacggataaactctatgagtcattctcaccaagcactaatgccgctactcctcaatctgaaaatgacaacatgtaagggtgagtctcattctcaattagtaaatattatgcaattcataagcaacaagcatcataatatatcgttcacccaattatacatattcagattcacatccattattaattcacacaataatatatcacatcacatactacagaaatccatacaatcatattatgacaaaatgcatatgacacaactgacactatgcatgtggtaccaataaaccgtggaatcaatccacctaaccaatctacgcctcatcgagatacgacccaccgacacaatttccacacaatgggaaatatgtccaccaacgatccaaacctcacagggatccaacatcaatgcatatgaatgaatgaaacacatataacatacttaaaacacactaaatcacgatgagcaactcatctcaagaccacatcaccgaataagtatgtacatgttttcaacatcattcaaatagtcatgcatccatcacaatcataataacaaatcatatcaattcatcatcacatcaaacacattgtcacacctatttcatatgcacacaatgttcaattctcatcaagtaattaaatcgagttttaaagaaataaggtcggataataccaatattcatcgttcatcatataaaacatttaattacttgcacaacgcccaaaacggcactaagaaatgatacacggatcacAAGATacattattttgaagtttggaaaaattcacacacagcaaggttcgctcagcggagcaaggcagaagcgaaacccttcagacccccgctcagcggacctcaagcgacgtcaaacagaagcaACCCATGTTGTGACCTCCGCTcggcggacccccctccgctcagcggacctgcgatttcagcaaaccccaagtctgcgacagaccctgcgatttcactcccctttcacccaaaaacgattccagacatcacatacaggcatacaatcatcatatattcaattatacactataaaacatcatccaaactcattattaaccaactatttcacacaattatcatcaattcaatccaattagaaTACCCTAACCTagcaatcccaatatctaattgaaccaaaccatacatcaatctacctatcacctaagaccacataagagatactaaaaggaagagtccccccttacctcgatgaatctcttgaatgctctccttccggtttcacgttcttgcctctttctctcctcttgctcttttcacgtgttcttccttttctccccaaatggttcccttttcttattttatgaaaaataaaataaaatagattaaccacaacttagtaaaagacctaactagttagcaccccccttttactatcaccacaccataagcccaatatctcatattccattattttccaattaaatccaatttaaaattccaaaattccaattatttaatttaaatccaaattaaattaataaactgaaattatgggtgttacacctaacatgcatttgaattatGGACCTAAGGattataaaacttacaaattgaagtgattgagaagcttttgaatgtagtagagcaagtagatggagcctttgatgtatccttggaagtggtttgcaaaaaatctctttggggttgagtttgaagttgatttagggtaaatgaattaGGGGGAGGGGGTTGTTTTGCTAAAtttgcaaaacgcgcagtatttcggaaatgcacttccgaaatactattttcggaaatgcatttccgaaataagacaaattttgaagaaaaaaaaggcgttttcggagatgcatctccgaaaacaccattttcttgcatttcgaaaatgcatttcggAACACGTGGTTTTTTGGGAAATTcatcagaggtgaccaagaaagttgggaggtgggtaaagaaaataTCTTTTTTAAATAGAATACAAATTATTGATTTTGGTGGTTGTCTCAAATGAGCTTAATTACATTGTCCTTGCTAGTATTTTAGGCTGGTACATTAAGTATAAAGATCCAAATACAAATATCATGTTAATGGTGTGTTTGGGTTGTCGATAAACATAATTGATTCTAGcataattgagtttggtagaattgatttttaacagaattgagtttagcataattgggtttagcataattaatttatgattggatacatttatgtaaaagtgagttgaacaataaatttcagtgtaaaaatcacccataatcaattctggaggtagaagctacaaattatagcttcaagtagaatcaattctagaggcaTAATCAATTTTACTTTTGATAAACAAACATCTcaaaaatcatccagaatcaattctacacctctagaattgattatgggtctttcaaaagtcaatccaaacatgCTATAAATGGCTTTTTTTAATGTTATGGGTATTGAAGTTCTCTACTCTATTGACACAATGGATTGATCCACCTTTAGGTCCATCAGGGTTTGGCTAATGTTGGAGACAATCCAACCATTATAGTACCTGTCTTTTGGGGTGTCGCTACTATTAATTCCAAGCACCCCTACAACTCAAACCCTCTTCGCCCCCACCTTCTTAACTTTTCCTTTcgttatctataatataagaataCAAATGTACTTGA from Vicia villosa cultivar HV-30 ecotype Madison, WI linkage group LG4, Vvil1.0, whole genome shotgun sequence encodes the following:
- the LOC131595217 gene encoding condensin-2 complex subunit H2, translated to MTKDTSEPSGGAFHAVHAERDLQSNWEVDLAKKLEEYLIKICSGEITGEEEGNIHVNFAEAALLLQGSIQVYSRKVEYLYNLVLRALEFLSQKRQPDQVEGESIQPDNEAGPSTTVADEENDQFWGLDDIPVEEKNSLDSSTGKEVNLDLFVKPPANLVVLEGDCLDTGGDGGELESYLLSTTDLYQDFILLDTSDAVAVNEYMKTGKAGTAYNGTNRATSTRKGFLSPRRSGGSAHKSAAKSQRTNTVFSPKNISFEDKEARLSPPASAGFDNTNFGPNMDDGFDAPRDADNSDEDDEDPWQPLNPHETGNLRVKPFRKVKTTRKTRINVRHRVSMSTLFPPAKLHGPISPELTEMWEMRQCAQQRQKDSQSTLPLYETLRESLTKEGNETGVPFLNTEDDNDDNEFDNGYPDFDMPGNDFMDEDQHPFNKEHGGDDAHANAGEAVDTEFPDSQTSLEDLCRSHLNALLANIAESEKQTEMAARVSTWKQRIEQNLEEQDSHPPFEFRDYGERLLEKLSLEESSGSVLPFSDLVKGQEKYDISRSFSSLLQLVNNGEVELQRHDVPGESLCYTGVNPFHVKLLKHDKKKEVAKQFGMAKKRAKSPTKNPLTKDEKKKKIRREKSPISSSSRKHGLTELASPTNCKFSVNLGKVSAMKFSPPSKRRRRSPFVEPVNLHSAG